From one Lycium ferocissimum isolate CSIRO_LF1 chromosome 7, AGI_CSIRO_Lferr_CH_V1, whole genome shotgun sequence genomic stretch:
- the LOC132061950 gene encoding uncharacterized protein LOC132061950, which translates to MEDSSSASSKSSEKSPVNAKNKMLSEEKENTSPNAKLHDIVSHKVSKKEIQKASEEFPAQGEEKDTEHNINIIHKMTRATDLSPKKLGKSGKKAKSQENCRHIQKYKRRLGMKEAFANCNGKIWVFIDAAVQWEIIMNTDQQITLKLNHPDFDTDIITTFFYAKCDAGERLKLWDNLYHLASSIDQLWLVGGDFNVILSEEEKLGGLPVTLNECEDFAFCINSCDLFDMGFKGSPYTWWNGRTTGDCIFKRLDRVVVNQQFQNMFANIEVEHLSRIESDHTPLMFKLKLKKLKGVLSFWSRETFGDIFQQLAIREEVVKVKEALFEEDPSIVNRIVLQKAQAEMKQYLNIEEQYWKQKAGFSWYTEGDRNTAFFHNYVNGKRRNLMIKGISDDSGNWLDNMEQISKEAVRFFQNQFTQEAGHSDFDLLKHIHSMFSHYQNMELCAYASKEEVKQAVFALSGDSASGPDGFTGLFYQQCWEIIGDDVLLSFFDGTELPKSVTHTNLVLIPKKHHVQSFSDLRPISLSNFINKVISRVIHGRMEKVIPSLISSNQSGFVKGRTEVLSRALNSLFEDPGYVGYGMPKWSRPLNHLAYADDSIILLQPIQNLLRKSRQNYEVTSGQLINKDMSSYYMKRKEYYSGLIKKVKGRLHSWKGKILSFGGKAVLIRSVLQTMPVHLLSVLAPPKCVLNELYKIFARYFWSNKAEGRSRHWIAWKDVCLPIQEGGLGFKSLFDVSNALFAKLWWRFRTSNSLWANYMWNKYCKKEMPILVQWK; encoded by the exons ATGGAGGATTCTAGCAGTGCAAGCTCCAAGTCTAGTGAAAAGTCTCCTGTAAATGCAAAAAATAAGATGTTGTCAGAGGAAAAAGAGAACACATCCCCAAATGCTAAGTTACATGATATAGTATCACACAAAGTTTCAAAAAAGGAGATTCAAAAGGCATCAGAGGAATTTCCTGCACAAGGAGAGGAGAAAGATACTGAACATAACATCAATATTATTCACAAGATGACAAGGGCAACAGATTTATCACCAAAAAAGCTTGGCAAAAGTGGTAAGAAGGCTAAGAGTCAAGAG AATTGCAGACATATACAGAAGTACAAGAGAAGATTGGGGATGAAGGAGGCTTTTGCTAATTGTAATGGAAAGATATGGGTGTTTATAGATGCAGCAGTTCAATGGGAAATAATAATGAATACTGATCAGCAAATAACTCTGAAATTAAACCATCCGGACTTTGATACAGACATTATTACAACTTTTTTCTATGCCAAGTGTGATGCTGGTGAAAGATTGAAGTTATGGGATAATTTATATCATTTAGCAAGTTCTATAGACCAGCTCTGGTTGGTAGGTGGAGATTTTAATGTCATTCTTTCTGAAGAGGAAAAGTTAGGGGGTCTGCCAGTTACTCTGAATGAATGTGAAGATTTTGCATTCTGCATTAATTCATGTGATTTGTTTGATATGGGGTTTAAAGGGAGTCCAtacacttggtggaatggaaggaCAACTGGAGATTGTATATTTAAGAGGCTTGATAGAGTGGTGGTGAATCAACAATTCCAGAATATGTTTGCAAATATAGAGGTGGAACATTTATCCAGAATTGAATCAGATCATACCCCTTTGATG tttaagcttaagctaaaaaAGCTTAAAGGGGTGTTATCATTTTGGAGCAGAGAAACTTTTGGGGATATTTTTCAACAACTAGCAATAAGAGAGGAGGTAGTGAAGGTGAAAGAAGCTCTATTTGAAGAGGACCCAAGTATAGTGAATAGAATTGTTCTTCAGAAGGCTCAAGCTGAGATGAAACAATATCTGAATATAGAGGAACAATATTGGAAACAGAAGGCAGGATTTTCATGGTACACTGAAGGAGACAGAAATACTGCTTTTTTCCATAACTATGTCAATGGAAAAAGGAGGAACTTAATGATCAAAGGAATTTCTGATGATAGTGGGAATTGGCTAGATAATATGGAACAAATATCTAAAGAAGCTGTAAGATTTTTTCAGAATCAATTTACTCAGGAGGCTGGACATTCTGATTTTGACTTGCTAAAGCATATTCATTCTATGTTTTCCCATTACCAAAACATGGAGCTTTGTGCTTATGCTTCCAAAGAGGAAGTCAAACAAGCAGTTTTTGCACTTAGTGGGGATAGTGCTAGTGGGCCAGATGGTTTTACAGGGTTGTTTTATCAGCAGTGTTGGGAGATTATTGGTGATGATGTGTTACTATCTTTTTTTGATGGTACAGAGCTCCCAAAGTCTGTCACTCACACTAATCTGGTGCTCATTCCTAAAAAACATCATGTTCAATCATTCTCAGATTTAAGACCTATTAGTCTTTCAAATTTCATTAATAAGGTTATCTCAAGGGTAATTCATGGGAGAATGGAAAAAGTGATACCTAGTTTGATCTCTTCTAATCAATCTGGGTTTGTGAAGGGCCGaa CTGAGGTTTTGTCTAGAGCtcttaattcattatttgagGATCCAGGGTATGTTGGGTATGGTATGCCAAAATGGTCCAGGCCTCTAAACCATTTGGCATATGCTGATGATTCAATCATCTTACTTCAGCCTATTCAGAATCTCTTAAGAAAGTCACGGCAGAATTATGAGGTAACTTCTGGTCAGCTAATAAACAAAGATATGAGCTCTTATTACAT GAAAAGAAAGGAGTACTACTCAGGTTTAATTAAGAAAGTTAAAGGTAGATTGCACTCATGGAAAGGTAAAATCCTCTCTTTTGGTGGTAAAGCAGTCCTGATTAGAAGTGTACTCCAGACCATGCCAGTACATTTATTATCAGTACTGGCACCTCCTAAATGTGTTTTAAATGAACTATATAAGATTTTTGCCAGATATTTTTGGAGTAACAAAGCTGAAGGAAGAAGTAGACATTGGATTGCATGGAAGGATGTGTGTCTTCCAATCCAAGAAGGGGGTCTAGGTTTTAAATCTCTTTTTGATGTGTCTAATGCTCTGTTTGCTAAGCTTTGGTGGAGGTTTAGAACTTCAAATTCATTGTGGGCTAATTATATGTGGAATAAATATTGTAAGAAAGAGATGCCTATCTTGGTACAGTGGAAATGA